One window of Amaranthus tricolor cultivar Red isolate AtriRed21 chromosome 13, ASM2621246v1, whole genome shotgun sequence genomic DNA carries:
- the LOC130797741 gene encoding uncharacterized protein LOC130797741 isoform X1, producing the protein MVKARVMLQGGLVVSRLLGSGNCCLFPLLKAWCCSPLLPWFLCSHYKILRKSMEEQEIFSLSNHQNQWSQIQDQLRKKLVIEDDFSWEFPSTSSSSSSSSSSSFVDLEGREKKKEVLKYVGGVDISFLKEDPSIACGSLVVLEFDSLNLLYHDFSVEKINVPYVPGFLAFREAPILLKLLDKMKKNGHPFFPQVLMVDGNGLLHPRGFGLACHLGVMADIPIIGVGKNLHHVEGLNRLEVRNNLEVVDGKELVYLSGNSGRTLGVAMRSAIGALKPIYISIGHRISLATAMKIVNTTCKYRVPEPIRQQADIRSREYLRKHQFEPQSF; encoded by the exons atggtcaaggctcgggtcatgctgcaaggtgggctggtcgtAAGCAGACTGCTCGGGTCTGGGAACTGTTGTCTGTTCCCCCTTTTAAAGGCTTGGTGCTGTTCCCCATTGCTGCCTTGGTTTCTTTGTTCCCATTACAAGATTTTGAG AAAATCCATGGAAGAACAAGAGATTTTCTCTCTATCAAATCATCAAAACCAATGGAGTCA GATTCAAGATCAACTCAGAAAGAAATTAGTGATAGAAGATGACTTTTCATGGGAATTCCCATCAACATCatcctcttcatcttcatcttcatcttcatcttttgTGGATTTAGAAGgtagagaaaagaaaaaagaggtaTTGAAGTATGTGGGAGGGGTGGACATAAGTTTCTTAAAGGAAGATCCATCAATTGCTTGTGGGTCCCTTGtggttttggaatttgactCATTGAATCTTCTATATCATGATTTTTCTGTTGAAAAGATTAATGTCCCATATGTTCCTGGTTTCCTTGCTTTCAGAGAg GCTCCTATTCTTCTAAAGCTTTTggataaaatgaagaaaaatggTCACCCATTTTTTCCCCAG GTACTGATGGTTGATGGCAATGGTCTCCTTCATCCTCGAG GGTTTGGATTGGCTTGTCATCTTGGAGTTATGGCTGATATTCCTATAATCGGAGTTGGAAAAAAT TTACATCATGTCGAGGGTCTAAACCGCTTGGAAGTTAGAAACAATTTGGAGGTTGTTGACGGTAAAGAGTTGGTTTATTTGAGTGGAAACTCTGGACGTACCTTGGGTGTG GCGATGAGATCCGCTATAGGTGCTTTAAAGCCTATATATATTTCGATTGGTCACCGTATTTCACTTGCTACGGCCATGAAGATTGTGAACACAACTTGCAAGTACCGTGTGCCCGAGCCAATTAGACAG cAGGCTGATATAAGGTCGAGAGAGTATCTTCGCAAGCATCAATTTGAACCGCAAAGTTTCTGA
- the LOC130797741 gene encoding uncharacterized protein LOC130797741 isoform X3 → MEEQEIFSLSNHQNQWSQIQDQLRKKLVIEDDFSWEFPSTSSSSSSSSSSSFVDLEGREKKKEVLKYVGGVDISFLKEDPSIACGSLVVLEFDSLNLLYHDFSVEKINVPYVPGFLAFREAPILLKLLDKMKKNGHPFFPQVLMVDGNGLLHPRGFGLACHLGVMADIPIIGVGKNLHHVEGLNRLEVRNNLEVVDGKELVYLSGNSGRTLGVAMRSAIGALKPIYISIGHRISLATAMKIVNTTCKYRVPEPIRQQADIRSREYLRKHQFEPQSF, encoded by the exons ATGGAAGAACAAGAGATTTTCTCTCTATCAAATCATCAAAACCAATGGAGTCA GATTCAAGATCAACTCAGAAAGAAATTAGTGATAGAAGATGACTTTTCATGGGAATTCCCATCAACATCatcctcttcatcttcatcttcatcttcatcttttgTGGATTTAGAAGgtagagaaaagaaaaaagaggtaTTGAAGTATGTGGGAGGGGTGGACATAAGTTTCTTAAAGGAAGATCCATCAATTGCTTGTGGGTCCCTTGtggttttggaatttgactCATTGAATCTTCTATATCATGATTTTTCTGTTGAAAAGATTAATGTCCCATATGTTCCTGGTTTCCTTGCTTTCAGAGAg GCTCCTATTCTTCTAAAGCTTTTggataaaatgaagaaaaatggTCACCCATTTTTTCCCCAG GTACTGATGGTTGATGGCAATGGTCTCCTTCATCCTCGAG GGTTTGGATTGGCTTGTCATCTTGGAGTTATGGCTGATATTCCTATAATCGGAGTTGGAAAAAAT TTACATCATGTCGAGGGTCTAAACCGCTTGGAAGTTAGAAACAATTTGGAGGTTGTTGACGGTAAAGAGTTGGTTTATTTGAGTGGAAACTCTGGACGTACCTTGGGTGTG GCGATGAGATCCGCTATAGGTGCTTTAAAGCCTATATATATTTCGATTGGTCACCGTATTTCACTTGCTACGGCCATGAAGATTGTGAACACAACTTGCAAGTACCGTGTGCCCGAGCCAATTAGACAG cAGGCTGATATAAGGTCGAGAGAGTATCTTCGCAAGCATCAATTTGAACCGCAAAGTTTCTGA
- the LOC130797743 gene encoding uncharacterized protein LOC130797743 produces MGKMLALANFSYPFANFIHNKAHKLPRKTMIQSSVRMPPMSLRRKKRKNYLRPKIIRTLTKKPSNISLEEITMEEGSNESGFGQEQVVRDLETQNLMVTLEEGSNESGFRQEQVVSDLETQNLMVTLEEGSNESGFRQEQVVSDLETQNLMGTLEEGSNKSGFRQEQVLRDLETQNLIGTLEEGSNESGFRQEQVVRDLETQNPMGDGLSGHTIFKIIGSFVGLFVLQTIVTVCMMAYGKSDEKDDTLVIGDQNRDMRLVEVDREGVLGIDGDVSTRTSAGLNKDESEFEAKISEIRKMAWEVREAEKRKKVEEGEARSDDASDEEEKDKDQDFEGDNSRVSSGIVKEVDGRLTKLRKSYPSPLMNGLGRLGKEGKAEGLNGKEEDKMLLFKMKNKFRSHLSTSRDKPKGFRSNDGVRGKDSNLDGKKPVERSGSGSNVDQISSTPLKGTWKISGHSGINGRSEGAKPETGHSQDSSDGSILDEITGTEDPIFTSNQVETKINGHVASTSEMQPTSRRKGKPNSNGLGSKLPVEIVDHWWSKLPYVLVILMQKGIGDEAERGFYNLRINTNAENQSYAIYTVAFEDLTDAKNFSYLLEFAFDDQPDAAVEVAPLSTKDFKEVIESLDTEVIVLRKGELKLYAGQPLADIEAALRSLVKMK; encoded by the exons ATGGGAAAAATGTTGGCATTGGCGAATTTTTCTTATCCCTTTGCCAACTTTATTCATAACAAGGCTCACAAATTACCCAGAAAAACAATGATTCAATCCTCAGTTCGTATGCCGCCTATGTCGTTAAGGCGTAAGAAGAGGAAAAACTACTTGCGTCCCAAAATTATTAGAACCCTCACTAAAAAACCCTCCAATATTTCTTTGGAAGAGATTACAATGGAAGAAGGTTCAAATGAATCTGGTTTTGGGCAGGAACAAGTTGTTAGGGATTTGGAGACACAGAATCTGATGGTTACATTGGAAGAAGGTTCAAATGAATCTGGGTTTAGGCAGGAACAAGTGGTTAGTGATTTGGAGACACAGAATCTGATGGTTACATTGGAAGAAGGTTCAAATGAATCTGGGTTTAGGCAGGAACAAGTGGTTAGTGATTTGGAGACACAGAATCTGATGGGTACATTAGAAGAAGGTTCAAATAAATCTGGCTTTAGGCAGGAACAAGTTCTTAGGGATTTGGAGACACAGAATCTGATTGGTACATTAGAAGAAGGTTCAAATGAATCTGGGTTTAGGCAGGAACAAGTTGTTAGGGATTTGGAGACACAAAATCCGATGGGTGATGGATTATCAGGTCATACCATTTTTAAGATTATTGGTTCGTTTGTTGGTCTTTTCGTGCTACAGACTATTGTTACAGTTTGTATgatggcttatggcaagtctgATGAGAAAGATGATACTTTGGTAATTGGGGATCAGAATAGGGATATGAGATTGGTGGAGGTGGACCGGGAAGGGGTTTTGGGGATTGATGGAGATGTTTCTACTAGGACTTCGGCTGGATTGAATAAGGATGAGTCAGAATTCGAGGCGAAGATCAGCGAGATAAGAAAGATGGCATGGGAGGTAAGAGAGGctgagaagaggaagaaggtAGAAGAGGGTGAAGCTCGTTCAGATGATGCGAGtgatgaggaagaaaaggacAAGGACCAGGATTTCGAGGGTGATAATTCTAGGGTTAGTAGTGGTATTGTGAAGGAAGTTGATGGTCGGTTGACTAAGTTGAGGAAAAGCTATCCATCACCATTGATGAATGGATTAGGAAGGTTAGGAAAGGAGGGTAAAGCTGAGGGTTTGAATGGTAAAGAAGAAGATAAAATGTTATTGTttaagatgaagaataaatttagaagtcatttgaGCACATCCAGAGACAAACCGAAAGGATTTCGAAGTAATGATGGTGTAAGAGGAAAGGATAGCAATTTGGATGGTAAGAAACCAGTTGAGAGAAGTGGAAGTGGAAGCAATGTTGATCAAATAAGTTCTACACCATTGAAAGGAACTTGGAAGATATCTGGACACAGTGGAATTAATGGAAGAAGTGAGGGTGCCAAGCCAGAAACAG GTCATTCCCAGGACTCTAGTGACGGGAGCATTTTGGATGAGATAACTGGAACAGAAGATCCCATCTTTACTTCAAATCAAGTTGAAACAAAGATAAATGGTCATGTTGCATCAACATCTGAGATGCAGCCAACGTCAAGAAGGAAAGGCAAACCCAATTCTAACGGACTGGGAAGCAAGCTACCCGTAGAGATTGTTGATCATTGGTGGTCAAAACTTCCATATGTTCTG GTCATTTTGATGCAAAAAGGCATTGGTGATGAAGCAGAGCGGGGATTCTATAATTTGAGGATAAACACTAATGCAGAGAATCAGTCATACGCAATTTACACTGTTGCTTTTGAAGACCTAActgatgcaaagaattttagTTATCTTCTCGAATTCGCATTTGACGATCAGCCTGATGCTGCTGTGGAAGTTGCTCCACTGTCCACAAAG GACTTTAAAGAAGTCATAGAATCTCTCGACACCGAAGTAATTGTGTTGAGGAAGGGAGAGTTAAAGCTTTATGCTGGTCAGCCTCTTGCTGATATTGAAGCTGCTCTGAGGTCATTGGTGAAAATGAAATGA
- the LOC130797741 gene encoding uncharacterized protein LOC130797741 isoform X2 — translation MVKARVMLQGGLVVSRLLGSGNCCLFPLLKAWCCSPLLPWFLCSHYKILRKSMEEQEIFSLSNHQNQWSQIQDQLRKKLVIEDDFSWEFPSTSSSSSSSSSSSFVDLEGREKKKEVLKYVGGVDISFLKEDPSIACGSLVVLEFDSLNLLYHDFSVEKINVPYVPGFLAFREAPILLKLLDKMKKNGHPFFPQVLMVDGNGLLHPRGFGLACHLGVMADIPIIGVGKNLHHVEGLNRLEVRNNLEVVDGKELVYLSGNSGRTLGVAMRSAIGALKPIYISIGHRISLATAMKIVNTTCKYRVPEPIRQADIRSREYLRKHQFEPQSF, via the exons atggtcaaggctcgggtcatgctgcaaggtgggctggtcgtAAGCAGACTGCTCGGGTCTGGGAACTGTTGTCTGTTCCCCCTTTTAAAGGCTTGGTGCTGTTCCCCATTGCTGCCTTGGTTTCTTTGTTCCCATTACAAGATTTTGAG AAAATCCATGGAAGAACAAGAGATTTTCTCTCTATCAAATCATCAAAACCAATGGAGTCA GATTCAAGATCAACTCAGAAAGAAATTAGTGATAGAAGATGACTTTTCATGGGAATTCCCATCAACATCatcctcttcatcttcatcttcatcttcatcttttgTGGATTTAGAAGgtagagaaaagaaaaaagaggtaTTGAAGTATGTGGGAGGGGTGGACATAAGTTTCTTAAAGGAAGATCCATCAATTGCTTGTGGGTCCCTTGtggttttggaatttgactCATTGAATCTTCTATATCATGATTTTTCTGTTGAAAAGATTAATGTCCCATATGTTCCTGGTTTCCTTGCTTTCAGAGAg GCTCCTATTCTTCTAAAGCTTTTggataaaatgaagaaaaatggTCACCCATTTTTTCCCCAG GTACTGATGGTTGATGGCAATGGTCTCCTTCATCCTCGAG GGTTTGGATTGGCTTGTCATCTTGGAGTTATGGCTGATATTCCTATAATCGGAGTTGGAAAAAAT TTACATCATGTCGAGGGTCTAAACCGCTTGGAAGTTAGAAACAATTTGGAGGTTGTTGACGGTAAAGAGTTGGTTTATTTGAGTGGAAACTCTGGACGTACCTTGGGTGTG GCGATGAGATCCGCTATAGGTGCTTTAAAGCCTATATATATTTCGATTGGTCACCGTATTTCACTTGCTACGGCCATGAAGATTGTGAACACAACTTGCAAGTACCGTGTGCCCGAGCCAATTAGACAG GCTGATATAAGGTCGAGAGAGTATCTTCGCAAGCATCAATTTGAACCGCAAAGTTTCTGA
- the LOC130798803 gene encoding protein MAIN-LIKE 2-like: MDPAAPGPLDPSVLTMQVSDTDTIYTRHPDSTPWAIDARIVPYVQLARLHDFHLIAYGRVDRALVMALVERWRQETHTFHLPTGEATVTLLDIAVLTRLPIEGHAVCIDGRQFESWQDKVHRLLGVRSPAEVTKGSSLRVTWLAQNFSHLSEGADDATVERYARAYLFYLIGAVLFSDKTGNRV; encoded by the exons atggatccagcagctccaggccctctCGACCCTAGTGTCCTTACGATGCAG GTGTCCGACACGGATaccatatacaccaggcatcccgaTTCAACTCCATGGGCGATTGACGCACGAATCGTCCCGTACGTTCAACTTGCGAGGTTGCATGACTTCCACCTGATCGCGTACGGGAGAGTCGATCGAGCGCTAGTCATggctttagtcgagcggtggcgccaggagactcataccttccacctacctaCAGGTGAGGCTACCGTCACGTTACTTGACATAGCtgtgcttacacggcttcccatcgagggacatgccgtGTGCATCGATGGACGCCAATTCGAAAGTTGGCAAGACAAAGTCCATAGACTATTAGGAGTCCGATCTCCGGCAGAGGTAACCAAAGGGAGTAGCCtgcgcgtaacatggcttgcACAAAACTTCTCGCACCTCTCTGAAGGTGCTGATGATGCCACCGTTGAGAGATACGCTAGGGCGTATCTCTTTTATCTGATTGGtgctgtcttgttctccgacaagactggcaacCGAGTATAA